A window from Bacteroidales bacterium encodes these proteins:
- the rplO gene encoding 50S ribosomal protein L15, translated as MNLSSLKPADGSVKKEGKRLGRGQGSGKGGTSTKGHKGQKAISGYSKKIGFEGGQMPLQRRVPKFGFKNQFRKEYKAVNLDALEAFAEKTGIVSIDVDTLVNAGLAPKNSLVKILGKGTLTKKLEVKAHAFSNSAKTAIEALEGTAVIQ; from the coding sequence ATGAATTTAAGTAGTCTGAAACCGGCTGACGGGTCGGTGAAAAAAGAAGGGAAACGACTTGGTCGCGGACAAGGAAGTGGCAAAGGCGGTACTTCTACAAAAGGACACAAAGGTCAGAAAGCGATTTCCGGGTATTCGAAGAAAATCGGATTTGAAGGAGGTCAAATGCCTTTACAACGCCGTGTTCCTAAATTCGGTTTCAAAAATCAGTTCCGTAAAGAATATAAAGCAGTCAATCTTGATGCGTTGGAAGCTTTTGCAGAAAAAACAGGAATCGTATCCATCGATGTGGATACATTAGTCAATGCCGGCTTAGCACCTAAAAACAGTTTGGTAAAAATTTTAGGTAAAGGCACCCTGACCAAAAAACTGGAAGTCAAAGCGCACGCATTTTCTAATTCGGCTAAAACAGCTATCGAAGCGTTAGAAGGAACAGCCGTAATACAATAA
- a CDS encoding preprotein translocase subunit SecY, which produces MKAFIQTIKNIWKIEDLRSRILYTLGIILVYRLCSFVTLPGIDPHELTALKDQTAGGVMGLLDMFSGGAFSNASIVALGIMPYITASIVVQLLGIAIPFFQKMQREGESGRRKINQITRYLTVVILIFQA; this is translated from the coding sequence ATGAAGGCTTTTATTCAGACAATTAAGAATATTTGGAAAATCGAAGACCTGCGCTCAAGGATTCTGTATACATTAGGAATAATTTTGGTGTACAGGCTTTGTTCGTTCGTAACATTACCCGGTATCGATCCTCATGAATTAACGGCGCTGAAAGATCAGACTGCCGGTGGAGTAATGGGATTGCTGGATATGTTCTCGGGGGGTGCATTTTCTAATGCATCAATTGTAGCATTGGGTATCATGCCGTATATCACTGCCTCCATCGTAGTGCAGTTATTGGGTATAGCCATCCCGTTCTTCCAGAAAATGCAAAGGGAAGGCGAAAGCGGACGCCGGAAAATCAATCAGATTACCCGTTACCTGACGGTTGTGATCTTAATTTTCCAGGCAC